One Peterkaempfera bronchialis DNA window includes the following coding sequences:
- a CDS encoding D-Ala-D-Ala carboxypeptidase family metallohydrolase, translating into MNTEHSTGRDVSRRTLLRGAAGLAGALGAAAALNIGLAGRASAYGWSRTLQQGASGSDVTELQIRVAGWAAAGAQQTYVAVDGSFGPGTAAAVKRFQSAYGLASDGVVGPQTQQTLNGLEASDGSTSHFGWNEFTSHDGAGFTGGKVGSAQVKENVRRLMYKLEALRRKAGDRPITINSGFRSISYNAQVGGASNSMHAYGVAADLAVSGLSTLSVYRIAETCGFSGLETYTVSWQHVDSRIEYPYGSQFWWWEDGVA; encoded by the coding sequence ATGAACACAGAGCACAGCACGGGCCGGGACGTGAGCCGGCGCACCCTGCTCAGAGGCGCGGCCGGTCTGGCGGGCGCGCTGGGCGCGGCGGCTGCCCTGAACATCGGGCTGGCCGGCCGGGCGTCGGCGTACGGGTGGTCCCGTACGCTCCAGCAGGGCGCCAGCGGCTCGGATGTCACCGAATTGCAGATCCGGGTCGCGGGCTGGGCGGCGGCCGGGGCGCAGCAGACCTATGTGGCCGTGGACGGCTCGTTCGGGCCGGGTACGGCGGCGGCGGTCAAGCGGTTCCAGTCCGCCTACGGGCTGGCCTCGGACGGCGTGGTGGGGCCGCAGACCCAGCAGACGCTCAACGGGCTGGAGGCTTCGGACGGATCGACGTCGCACTTCGGCTGGAACGAGTTCACCTCCCATGACGGCGCCGGGTTCACCGGGGGCAAGGTGGGCTCCGCCCAGGTCAAGGAGAATGTGCGGCGGCTGATGTACAAGTTGGAGGCCCTGCGCAGGAAGGCCGGGGACCGTCCCATCACCATCAACTCCGGCTTCCGCAGCATCTCCTACAACGCCCAGGTGGGCGGCGCCTCCAACAGCATGCACGCCTATGGCGTCGCGGCGGACCTGGCCGTGTCGGGGCTCTCCACGCTCAGCGTGTACCGGATCGCGGAGACCTGCGGCTTCTCCGGCCTGGAGACCTACACGGTGTCATGGCAGCACGTGGACAGCCGGATCGAGTACCCGTATGGCTCGCAGTTCTGGTGGTGGGAGGACGGCGTCGCCTGA
- a CDS encoding DegT/DnrJ/EryC1/StrS family aminotransferase: MTIPVMIPWLGEEEAEAAAEAVRSGWVAQGPRVAAFERAFADHLGVPHAVAVSSCTAALHLALIGAGVGPGDEVVVPSLSFIATANAATYVGAVPVFADVDPATGNLTAETVAPLLTDRTRAVVAVDQGGVPVDLDALRALADPRGITVVEDAACAAGSTYRGAPAGQGATLAAFSFHPRKLLTTGEGGMVTCQDAATAARLRRLREHGMSVSAADRHAATAGATVLETYDEIGFNHRMTDIQAAVGLVQLGKLPAMVERRRALAERYRALLAPLLTAYQGARLVADPPHGTTNYQSCWLLLPDGFPVGRADLLGKLAAAGVSARRGIMAAHLEAPYAGTARVPLPATEHLTRNSLVLPLHHFLTEPQQDQVVAALLGAAG; the protein is encoded by the coding sequence GTGACCATCCCCGTGATGATCCCCTGGCTCGGCGAGGAGGAGGCCGAGGCCGCCGCCGAGGCGGTCCGCTCCGGCTGGGTCGCCCAGGGCCCCCGGGTCGCCGCCTTCGAGCGGGCCTTCGCCGACCACCTCGGCGTACCGCACGCCGTTGCCGTCTCCTCCTGCACCGCCGCCCTCCACCTCGCCCTGATCGGCGCCGGAGTCGGCCCCGGCGACGAGGTCGTGGTCCCCTCCCTCTCCTTCATCGCCACCGCCAACGCCGCCACCTACGTCGGCGCCGTCCCCGTCTTCGCCGACGTCGACCCGGCCACCGGCAACCTCACCGCCGAGACCGTCGCCCCGCTGCTCACCGACCGCACCCGGGCCGTGGTCGCCGTCGACCAGGGCGGCGTACCGGTCGACCTCGACGCCCTGCGGGCACTGGCCGACCCGCGCGGCATCACCGTGGTCGAGGACGCCGCCTGCGCCGCCGGCTCCACCTACCGGGGCGCCCCCGCCGGACAGGGCGCCACCCTGGCCGCGTTCTCCTTCCACCCGCGCAAGCTGCTCACCACCGGCGAGGGCGGCATGGTCACCTGCCAGGACGCCGCCACCGCCGCCCGGCTGCGGCGGCTGCGCGAGCACGGCATGAGCGTCTCCGCCGCCGACCGGCACGCCGCCACCGCCGGGGCCACCGTGCTGGAGACCTACGACGAGATCGGCTTCAACCACCGGATGACCGACATCCAGGCCGCCGTGGGCCTGGTCCAACTCGGCAAGCTGCCCGCCATGGTGGAGCGCCGCCGCGCCCTCGCCGAGCGCTACCGCGCCCTGCTGGCCCCGCTGCTCACCGCGTACCAGGGCGCCCGGCTGGTCGCCGACCCGCCGCACGGCACCACCAACTACCAGTCCTGCTGGCTGCTGCTGCCGGACGGCTTCCCGGTGGGCCGGGCCGACCTGCTGGGCAAGCTCGCCGCCGCCGGGGTCTCCGCCCGGCGCGGCATCATGGCCGCCCATCTGGAGGCCCCGTACGCGGGCACCGCCAGGGTGCCGCTGCCCGCCACCGAGCACCTCACCCGCAACTCCCTGGTCCTGCCGCTGCACCACTTCCTGACCGAGCCGCAGCAGGACCAGGTCGTCGCCGCCCTGCTGGGCGCGGCGGGCTGA
- a CDS encoding NAD-dependent epimerase/dehydratase family protein yields MTDTTPPEPRCSVDLRGARCVVTGGAGTIGSTVVDQLLEAGAGEVVVLDTFVRGRMANLARAQHLAAADDPRRLRVVHGDIRDRALLRELLEPGTDVLFHLAAIRITQCATEPRLALEVLVDGTFDVLEAAVETGVRKVVASSSASVYGLADTFPTPETQHPYHNDTFYGAAKTFNEGMLRSFHAMSGLDYVALRYFNVYGPRMDVHGRYTEVFIRWMERIAAGQPPLIFGDGAQTMDFVYTDDIARANLLAARAPVTDRVYNIASASEVSLRGLADALLAAMDRTDLGVEHGPARDTAGGVTRRLADITAAERDLGWKPELGLEEGLRRLVGWWRETTAAETEAAAESAAGSAL; encoded by the coding sequence ATGACCGACACCACGCCCCCCGAACCCCGGTGCAGCGTCGACCTGCGGGGCGCCCGATGCGTCGTCACCGGCGGCGCCGGGACCATCGGCTCCACCGTCGTCGACCAGCTGCTGGAGGCCGGTGCGGGGGAGGTCGTCGTGCTCGACACCTTCGTCCGGGGCCGGATGGCCAACCTCGCCCGCGCCCAGCACCTCGCCGCCGCCGACGACCCCCGGCGGCTGCGGGTGGTGCACGGCGACATCCGCGACCGGGCGCTGCTCCGCGAACTGCTGGAGCCCGGCACCGATGTCCTCTTCCACCTCGCCGCCATCCGCATCACCCAGTGCGCCACCGAACCAAGGCTCGCCCTGGAGGTGCTGGTCGACGGCACCTTCGACGTCCTGGAGGCGGCGGTGGAGACCGGCGTGCGCAAGGTCGTCGCCTCCTCGTCGGCCTCCGTGTACGGCCTGGCGGACACCTTCCCCACCCCGGAGACCCAGCACCCGTACCACAACGACACCTTCTACGGCGCCGCCAAGACCTTCAACGAGGGCATGCTGCGCAGCTTCCACGCCATGAGCGGCCTGGACTATGTCGCGCTGCGCTACTTCAACGTCTACGGCCCCCGGATGGACGTGCACGGCCGCTACACCGAGGTCTTCATCCGCTGGATGGAGCGGATCGCCGCCGGGCAGCCACCGCTGATCTTCGGCGACGGCGCCCAGACCATGGACTTCGTCTACACCGACGACATCGCCCGGGCCAATCTGCTGGCCGCCCGGGCCCCCGTCACCGACCGCGTCTACAACATCGCCAGCGCGAGCGAGGTGTCGCTGCGCGGCCTCGCCGACGCCCTGCTGGCCGCCATGGACCGTACCGACCTCGGCGTCGAGCACGGGCCCGCCCGGGACACCGCCGGCGGCGTCACCCGCCGCCTCGCCGACATCACCGCCGCCGAGCGCGACCTGGGCTGGAAGCCGGAGCTCGGGCTGGAGGAGGGCCTGCGCCGACTGGTCGGCTGGTGGCGGGAGACCACGGCTGCCGAGACCGAGGCCGCTGCCGAGAGCGCTGCCGGGAGTGCCCTGTGA
- a CDS encoding BTAD domain-containing putative transcriptional regulator: protein MGHDQPQRPGRLHFGILGPLTAALDGRPLPLGPHKQRTVLGLLLCRANSTVPLELLADALWEGSPPRTARKNLQVYICALRKLLSTAGHGDRLVHGHGGYLLRVGPGELDALRFDQLSRAGRQAAQGAAAARLLREALALWRGPVLADLAGPEAIRAEAERLALLRVAVYEDWAEAELDPRGPDGPGHAGGPGHAGGSGQAGDPGAVAETIGELTREHPFRERLRVSQMTALHRCGRQSEAFAVYDEYRRLLARELGLPPSPTLEARYRALLTDPPGPPSAAAPARRRPSGAAGPLLPRDLADFTGRKEHVHRLLKVLGRDSGQPVALTGPVGAGKSSLALHVAHRLRDAFPDGRLLVRMRTPDGSPRPTGAVLAELHRAAGLPAPPLGDDPAETAETAEAAAEWRGRLAGRRVLLLLDDAPDEASVRPLLPASGPGQVLVTARTGLAGLESAHRVEVGPYTPAEALELLGRIIGFGRVTADRPAAERIVSAAGLLPLAVRVAATKLAVLRHLPLDEYAARLADPLTALDELSVGDTAVRPRLARCWRDLPEPARDILRILGSLPAPLFTLEEATAALGLGLHRTRQALESLIEACVVASPSSEVTAHAVLYELPRLTHLFAREQP from the coding sequence TTGGGACACGACCAGCCGCAACGGCCCGGCCGGCTCCACTTCGGGATCCTGGGCCCGCTCACCGCCGCCCTGGACGGCCGACCGCTGCCGCTCGGCCCGCACAAGCAGCGCACCGTGCTGGGCCTGCTGCTCTGCCGCGCCAACAGCACCGTCCCGCTGGAGCTGCTGGCCGACGCCCTCTGGGAGGGCAGTCCGCCGCGCACCGCCCGGAAGAACCTCCAGGTGTACATCTGCGCGCTGCGCAAGCTGCTCTCCACCGCCGGGCACGGCGACCGGCTGGTCCACGGGCACGGCGGCTACCTGCTGCGGGTCGGCCCCGGCGAACTCGACGCACTCCGCTTCGACCAGCTGTCCCGGGCCGGGCGGCAGGCCGCCCAGGGCGCCGCCGCCGCCCGGCTGCTGCGCGAGGCGCTGGCCCTGTGGCGCGGGCCGGTCCTCGCCGACCTGGCCGGACCGGAGGCGATCCGGGCCGAGGCCGAGCGGCTGGCCCTGCTCCGGGTGGCCGTGTACGAGGACTGGGCCGAGGCGGAGCTCGACCCGCGCGGGCCTGACGGCCCCGGTCATGCGGGCGGGCCTGGTCATGCGGGCGGCTCCGGCCAGGCGGGCGACCCGGGCGCCGTCGCCGAGACGATCGGCGAGCTGACCCGTGAGCACCCGTTCCGGGAGCGGCTGCGGGTCTCCCAGATGACCGCGCTGCACCGCTGCGGGCGGCAGAGCGAGGCGTTCGCCGTCTACGACGAGTACCGCAGACTGCTGGCCCGGGAACTGGGCCTGCCGCCGAGCCCCACCCTGGAGGCCCGGTACCGCGCCCTGCTCACCGACCCGCCCGGCCCGCCCTCGGCCGCCGCACCGGCCCGCCGCCGCCCCTCCGGCGCTGCGGGCCCCCTGCTCCCCCGCGACCTGGCGGACTTCACCGGCCGCAAGGAGCACGTCCACCGGCTGCTCAAGGTGCTCGGCCGCGACAGCGGGCAGCCGGTGGCGCTGACCGGCCCGGTGGGCGCGGGCAAGAGCTCGTTGGCGCTGCATGTGGCGCACCGGCTGCGGGACGCCTTCCCGGACGGCCGGCTGCTGGTCCGGATGCGCACCCCGGACGGCTCCCCCCGGCCGACCGGCGCGGTACTCGCCGAACTCCACCGCGCCGCCGGACTGCCCGCGCCGCCGCTCGGCGACGACCCCGCCGAGACCGCCGAGACCGCCGAAGCCGCCGCCGAGTGGCGGGGGCGGCTGGCCGGGCGCCGGGTGCTGCTGCTCCTGGACGACGCGCCGGACGAGGCCAGCGTACGGCCGCTGCTGCCCGCCTCCGGCCCGGGCCAGGTCCTGGTCACCGCCCGCACCGGACTGGCCGGGCTGGAGTCGGCCCACCGCGTCGAGGTCGGCCCGTACACCCCCGCCGAAGCCCTCGAACTGCTCGGCCGCATCATCGGGTTCGGCCGGGTCACGGCGGACCGGCCCGCCGCCGAACGGATCGTCTCCGCCGCCGGGCTGCTGCCGCTCGCCGTACGGGTCGCCGCGACCAAGCTCGCCGTCCTGCGCCACCTGCCGCTGGACGAGTACGCCGCCCGGCTCGCCGACCCGCTCACCGCCCTCGACGAACTCTCCGTCGGGGACACCGCCGTCCGCCCCCGCCTGGCCCGATGTTGGCGCGACCTCCCCGAGCCCGCCCGCGACATCCTGCGCATCCTCGGCTCACTCCCCGCCCCGCTCTTCACCCTCGAAGAGGCCACCGCCGCCCTCGGCCTCGGCCTGCACCGCACCCGCCAGGCCCTGGAGTCCCTGATCGAGGCATGCGTCGTCGCCTCCCCCTCCAGCGAGGTCACCGCCCACGCCGTCCTCTACGAACTCCCCCGCCTCACCCACCTCTTCGCCCGCGAACAACCCTGA
- a CDS encoding GH25 family lysozyme → MPTVGRTSGRRPFAYAAGLLVTSLALLLSLPGAATAQSAAGRGTPPPITHPDADHAGSGLQRQGGSGVLAQPSVAAAAAGTLAGLDVSSYQGVVDWAAVRSNGAAFAYVKATEGTTYTSPSYSGQYTGSYNAGLIRGAYHFALPDRSNGTAQADWFVGHGGGWSADGRTLPPALDIEYNPYGATCYGLGQSAMVSWIRAFSDEVRAKTGRYPMIYTTTDWWTTCTGNNGSFGATNPLWIARYAGSPGTLPAGWSAQTIWQYADSGVFPGDQDRFNGSLADLQALALGNGGTPPPSAGWPTVQQGQSGRQVTTVQYLLNAHGASLAVDGVFGSGTGSAVRSFQSSHGLAADGVVGPATWQALLVTVQQGSTGPAVSAVQAELNAHGASVAVDGVFGSGTGSAVRSFQSSHGLAVDGVVGPATWQALVS, encoded by the coding sequence ATGCCCACAGTCGGCAGAACCTCCGGCCGCCGACCATTCGCCTACGCGGCCGGACTCCTGGTCACCTCACTTGCCCTCCTCCTCTCGCTGCCCGGCGCCGCCACCGCGCAATCCGCCGCGGGCCGGGGAACTCCGCCGCCGATCACCCACCCCGATGCCGACCACGCCGGATCGGGCCTGCAACGTCAGGGCGGAAGCGGCGTACTCGCGCAGCCCTCCGTCGCCGCAGCGGCCGCCGGCACCCTGGCCGGGCTGGATGTGAGCAGCTACCAGGGCGTTGTGGACTGGGCGGCGGTCAGAAGCAACGGCGCCGCCTTCGCCTACGTCAAGGCCACCGAGGGGACCACCTACACCAGCCCCTCCTACAGCGGGCAGTACACGGGCTCGTACAACGCCGGGCTGATCCGCGGCGCCTACCACTTCGCCCTGCCGGACCGCTCCAACGGCACCGCCCAGGCCGACTGGTTCGTGGGCCACGGCGGCGGCTGGTCCGCCGACGGCAGGACGCTGCCGCCCGCCCTGGACATCGAGTACAACCCCTACGGCGCCACCTGCTACGGCCTCGGCCAGAGCGCGATGGTCTCCTGGATACGCGCCTTCAGCGACGAGGTGCGGGCCAAGACCGGTCGCTACCCGATGATCTACACCACCACCGACTGGTGGACCACCTGCACGGGCAACAACGGCAGCTTCGGCGCGACCAACCCGCTCTGGATCGCCCGCTATGCCGGCAGCCCGGGCACCCTGCCCGCCGGTTGGTCGGCGCAGACCATCTGGCAGTACGCCGACTCCGGGGTCTTCCCCGGCGACCAGGACCGCTTCAACGGCTCCCTCGCCGACCTCCAGGCGCTCGCCCTCGGCAACGGCGGCACACCGCCGCCGAGCGCCGGGTGGCCCACCGTGCAGCAGGGGCAGAGCGGCCGGCAGGTGACCACCGTGCAGTACCTGCTCAATGCGCATGGTGCGTCGCTGGCGGTGGACGGTGTCTTCGGCTCGGGTACCGGCAGTGCGGTGCGTTCCTTCCAGTCCTCGCACGGTCTGGCGGCCGATGGCGTCGTCGGCCCCGCGACCTGGCAGGCACTGCTGGTCACCGTGCAGCAGGGCAGCACCGGCCCTGCGGTCTCCGCCGTGCAGGCGGAACTCAATGCGCATGGTGCGTCGGTGGCGGTGGACGGTGTCTTCGGCTCGGGTACCGGCAGTGCGGTGCGTTCCTTCCAGTCCTCGCACGGTCTGGCGGTCGACGGCGTCGTCGGCCCCGCGACCTGGCAGGCACTGGTCTCCTAG
- a CDS encoding DegT/DnrJ/EryC1/StrS family aminotransferase codes for MTTGTPADDPIPLVDLRAAHAEVAEQVREGFDRVLATGAYIKGPDVGAFEQEYAAFSGTRHCVGTANGTDAVELALRALELPPGGGVVLPANTFVATAEAVVRAGLRPVLVDADPEHLLIDPARVAETLEADGGAVAAAAAGRDGRPGRITALLPVHLNGQLAPMRPLLDLAAEYGLPVVEDAAQSQGATQHGRPSGSWGRVAATSFYPGKNLGAYGDAGAVTTSHDALADAVRLIGDHGSGRKYLHDRFGFNSRMDTLQAVVLRAKLRRLPAWNAARRAAAARYHALLADLDTLTLPRTLPGNEHVWHLYAVRIHPGRSRDAILAALHEAGIGAGIHYPVPVHLQPAFRSLGHGPGSFPAAEQAARELLTLPLFPQITEAQQTRVAETLAKALTRTS; via the coding sequence ATGACCACCGGTACACCGGCCGACGACCCCATCCCGCTGGTGGACCTGCGGGCCGCCCACGCGGAGGTCGCCGAGCAGGTACGCGAGGGGTTCGACCGGGTCCTCGCCACCGGCGCGTACATCAAGGGGCCGGACGTCGGCGCCTTCGAGCAGGAGTACGCCGCCTTCTCCGGCACCCGCCACTGCGTGGGCACCGCCAATGGCACCGACGCCGTGGAACTGGCCCTGCGCGCCCTGGAACTGCCGCCCGGCGGCGGCGTGGTGCTGCCCGCCAACACCTTTGTGGCCACCGCCGAGGCCGTGGTCCGGGCCGGGCTGCGGCCGGTCCTGGTGGACGCCGACCCCGAGCACCTGCTGATCGACCCGGCCCGGGTCGCCGAGACCCTGGAGGCCGACGGCGGCGCCGTCGCCGCTGCCGCCGCAGGCCGCGACGGCCGCCCCGGCCGGATCACCGCCCTGCTGCCGGTCCACCTCAACGGCCAGCTCGCCCCGATGCGCCCGCTGCTCGACCTGGCCGCCGAGTACGGCCTGCCGGTCGTCGAGGACGCCGCCCAGTCGCAGGGCGCCACCCAGCACGGCCGCCCCTCCGGCTCCTGGGGCCGGGTCGCCGCCACCAGCTTCTACCCGGGCAAGAACCTCGGCGCCTACGGCGACGCCGGCGCCGTCACCACCTCCCACGACGCCCTCGCCGACGCCGTCCGGCTGATCGGCGACCATGGGTCGGGCCGCAAGTACCTCCACGACCGGTTCGGCTTCAACTCCCGGATGGACACCCTCCAGGCCGTGGTGCTGCGCGCCAAACTCCGCCGCCTGCCCGCCTGGAACGCGGCCCGCCGCGCCGCCGCCGCCCGCTACCACGCCCTCCTCGCCGACCTGGACACCCTCACCCTGCCCCGCACCCTGCCGGGCAATGAGCACGTCTGGCACCTCTACGCCGTCCGCATCCACCCCGGCCGCTCCCGCGACGCCATACTGGCCGCGCTGCACGAGGCGGGTATCGGCGCGGGCATCCACTACCCGGTGCCGGTCCACCTCCAGCCCGCCTTCCGCTCCCTCGGCCACGGCCCCGGCTCCTTCCCCGCCGCCGAGCAGGCCGCCCGCGAACTGCTCACCCTGCCGCTCTTCCCGCAGATCACCGAGGCCCAGCAGACCCGCGTCGCCGAAACCCTCGCCAAAGCCCTGACCCGCACATCCTGA
- a CDS encoding DUF397 domain-containing protein — MTGTHAPSADQVPAARWRKSSFSGGGNDCVEVAEGVPGLVPVRDSKDPHGPALLFTHRAFADFLAGLKAGEY, encoded by the coding sequence ATGACCGGTACACACGCACCCAGCGCGGACCAGGTGCCTGCGGCGCGTTGGCGCAAGTCCAGCTTCAGCGGCGGCGGCAATGACTGCGTCGAGGTGGCCGAGGGCGTCCCGGGCCTGGTGCCGGTGCGGGACAGCAAGGACCCGCACGGCCCGGCGCTGCTCTTCACCCACCGGGCCTTCGCCGACTTCCTGGCCGGGCTGAAGGCAGGCGAGTACTGA
- the tgmC gene encoding ATP-grasp peptide maturase system methyltransferase, whose amino-acid sequence MKDSSTARALRAQLVAELEQDGSIRTEPWRRAVSDVPRHLFVPAFCTDGPGPDGITRYTPVPQGTGEWLTLAYRNRTWVTQLDHGATSTTDGPVTGTPTSSSTLPGVVVRMLEDLEVGDDSRVLEVGTGTGYSTALLCARVGPERVASVEFDPGLSRAARDRLESLGYRPRLMVGDGALGAPAHAPFERIIATYSPGRIPAAWLEQSVPGAVILASLAGSLDAYGYVRLDVRTPERAEGRFIDGRVSFMLSRGTRRPALGPLLRAALDARRHTAAADTAVHPAVLDETGLLWAVQLALPGVTRLTLATNGGTGCWLLHPDGSWAVLESAPGGGVRVCQGGPRALWSTVEAVVSRWLGDGRPGLGRYGLTVTPEANSVWLDTPDRPVGVLAG is encoded by the coding sequence ATGAAGGACAGCAGCACCGCCCGCGCGCTGCGGGCCCAACTCGTCGCCGAGTTGGAGCAGGACGGCTCGATCCGGACTGAGCCGTGGCGGCGGGCGGTGTCGGACGTGCCTCGGCACCTCTTTGTGCCCGCCTTCTGCACCGACGGGCCCGGCCCGGACGGCATCACCCGCTACACCCCCGTACCGCAGGGCACCGGCGAGTGGCTGACTCTGGCTTACCGCAACCGCACCTGGGTCACCCAGCTCGACCACGGGGCCACTTCCACCACCGACGGCCCGGTGACCGGCACCCCGACCAGTTCGTCCACGCTGCCGGGCGTCGTGGTGCGCATGCTGGAGGACTTGGAGGTCGGCGACGACAGCCGGGTGCTCGAAGTCGGCACCGGGACCGGGTACTCCACCGCCCTGCTCTGCGCCCGCGTCGGTCCGGAGCGGGTGGCGAGCGTGGAATTCGACCCCGGGCTGTCGCGGGCGGCCCGAGACCGCCTGGAATCCCTCGGCTACCGGCCCCGCCTGATGGTCGGCGACGGCGCCCTCGGTGCTCCCGCGCACGCACCCTTTGAGCGGATCATCGCCACCTACTCGCCCGGCCGCATCCCGGCCGCCTGGCTGGAGCAGAGCGTCCCGGGGGCGGTCATCCTCGCCTCACTCGCCGGCAGCCTGGACGCCTACGGCTATGTACGCCTGGATGTCCGGACCCCGGAGAGGGCGGAGGGGCGGTTCATCGACGGCCGGGTGTCGTTCATGCTCTCCCGTGGAACCCGTCGCCCCGCCCTCGGACCTCTCCTGCGGGCGGCCCTGGATGCTCGCAGGCACACCGCCGCCGCCGACACCGCCGTGCACCCGGCGGTACTGGACGAGACGGGTCTGCTGTGGGCCGTCCAACTCGCGCTGCCCGGGGTCACCCGGCTCACCCTTGCCACCAACGGCGGTACGGGCTGCTGGCTCCTCCACCCCGACGGGTCGTGGGCCGTCCTGGAGAGCGCTCCGGGTGGCGGGGTGCGGGTCTGCCAGGGCGGTCCCCGGGCGTTGTGGTCCACGGTCGAAGCGGTGGTGTCCCGCTGGCTCGGGGACGGGCGTCCGGGGTTGGGCCGGTATGGGCTGACCGTCACGCCGGAGGCGAACTCCGTCTGGCTGGACACCCCCGACCGGCCCGTCGGAGTCCTCGCCGGGTGA
- a CDS encoding Gfo/Idh/MocA family protein, with protein sequence MTGAAEAHEAPGEHVETPGPPTVPAGGPIGLAVVGAGYWGPNLVRNAQQTPALRLRWLCDLDESRSRRVLGEYSTVRATTSYDEVLADERVQAVAVATPAASHYRLVRAALEAGKHVLVEKPITTDADDAAELVAVAERHGRVLMCDHTFCYTPVVRRIRELVRGGDLGEVQFFDSVRINLGLVQPDVDVLWDLAPHDLSILDFVLPPGVEPVGVSAQGADPIGAGRACVAYLTVRLSSGALAHCHVNWLSPTKVRTTMIGGSRRTLVWDDLNPQARLAVYDRGVDLTPPDELTDAIRHQALISYRVGEMVAPALMEQEALRNVMAEFAAAIAEGRAPLTDGRAGVRVLRLLHAASRSLELGGATVPVGAASGPAADPDLITATLPERAVPR encoded by the coding sequence GTGACCGGGGCCGCCGAGGCCCATGAGGCGCCGGGTGAGCATGTGGAGACGCCGGGGCCGCCCACCGTACCGGCCGGCGGGCCGATCGGCCTGGCCGTCGTCGGCGCCGGGTACTGGGGGCCCAACCTGGTCCGCAACGCCCAGCAGACGCCCGCACTGCGGCTGCGCTGGCTCTGCGACCTGGACGAGTCCCGCTCCCGGCGGGTGCTCGGCGAGTACAGCACGGTGCGCGCCACCACCTCCTACGACGAGGTGCTGGCCGACGAGCGGGTGCAGGCCGTCGCCGTCGCCACCCCGGCCGCCAGCCACTACCGGCTGGTCCGGGCCGCCCTGGAGGCGGGCAAGCACGTCCTGGTGGAGAAGCCCATCACCACCGACGCCGACGACGCCGCCGAGCTGGTCGCGGTCGCCGAGCGGCACGGCCGGGTGCTGATGTGCGACCACACCTTCTGCTACACCCCGGTGGTGCGCCGCATCCGCGAGCTGGTGCGCGGCGGCGACCTGGGCGAGGTGCAGTTCTTCGACTCGGTACGGATCAACCTCGGCCTGGTGCAGCCCGACGTCGACGTGCTGTGGGACCTCGCCCCGCATGACCTGTCCATCCTGGACTTCGTGCTGCCGCCGGGCGTGGAGCCGGTCGGGGTCTCCGCCCAGGGCGCCGACCCGATAGGCGCCGGCCGTGCCTGCGTCGCCTATCTGACCGTCCGGCTCAGCAGCGGCGCGCTCGCCCACTGCCACGTCAACTGGCTGTCGCCGACCAAGGTCCGCACCACCATGATCGGCGGCTCGCGGCGCACCCTGGTCTGGGACGACCTCAATCCGCAGGCCCGGCTGGCCGTCTACGACCGTGGCGTGGACCTCACCCCGCCCGACGAACTCACCGATGCCATCCGCCACCAGGCGCTGATCTCCTACCGGGTCGGCGAGATGGTCGCCCCCGCGCTGATGGAGCAGGAGGCGCTGCGCAATGTGATGGCCGAGTTCGCCGCCGCCATCGCCGAGGGGCGGGCGCCGCTCACCGACGGCCGGGCCGGCGTACGGGTGCTGCGGCTGCTGCACGCCGCCTCCCGCAGCCTGGAGCTCGGCGGCGCCACCGTACCGGTCGGCGCCGCCTCCGGCCCCGCCGCCGACCCCGACCTGATCACCGCCACCCTCCCGGAAAGGGCCGTCCCCCGATGA